The genomic DNA TTGGGGTAGAACTGATTTTACTTCTATTTTTATCTCTTGGGAATGTATTTTCCTCTTTTCTTTATTGGGCAGTATGTATTCAATGATTACTGCCGGTATCTTGAATTTACCTGTTTGATATGTAGTAATAATATATTCATACTGAATAAGTATTTTATTCCTTGTTTTTTGAGGTTTTAATTCTTTATAATTCAGAATCTCAAAATTACCCGGCTTTATTTCTGGAGGTGTAATCTGAACATTATTATCTTTTTCAATAACTAATGTATATTTAATCGGGTCACCAATAGTAATAATTGGTTTATCTACCTTAACTGTTATTTCTGGTTCTTGAGCAAAAACACAGGAGCTAATGAATAAAAATGCGAAAAAAACTTTCATAAACAAATTTAATTCCTTTATCTCAATCACTTTTTTAAAATCTCAAGGACTACCTTCGGGGTCATCTCCTTTTTTAATAGGCAGAAGTCAGGGGACAGACTTCTCTCCTCTGACTTGAGCCAATGAAATATACCAATAAACGGATAGTAAAATTTTATCACAAAACAAATGATATGTAAAGTATTTTTTTGTAGTGTTGATAATTTTTATTGACACAAACCCAATTTACTGATATAATTTTTAACATAACCTGAAGGGGAAAAAGGAGGATATTATGGCAGAGAAAAAAACACAATCAGAAAAAGTTTCTATAACAAGCACCAAGCAGGAAATACTCGATGCATACCAATCACTTCTTAAACAACTCGAAGAGAAAAGTAAAACTGAACTAAAACCAGAAGAGAAAACTGAGGAGAAAAAGAAAAAAGAGGTAGTAGAATCAGCAGATGCTCTGTCTGCGGAAGGAATTGTAACCCAGCTAATTAATCTGAAATTAGAGATAGGCAAGATGTTGACACAAGTTTCAGATAATATGGAGAAGGAAGTCAATAAATACACTGGAATTAAGAAGGCTATCGAAATCAAAGAGAAAGAATTAGAGGATATATATGGAATAGAGCGGGCATCGGCAACATTAGCCGCTTTGATAGAAGCCCAACATCAAAAAAGAAAGGAATTTGAAGCTGAAATAGTCGGTAAAAGAGAGGAGTTAGACCAGGAAATCCAACAAACTCGGCGGAAATGGGAAGAAGAGAAGAAACTCTATGAGGCACAAATCAAAGAACAACAAGATAAAGAGGCAAAAAGACAAAAGCAGGAAAAAGAGGAGTATGAGTATGCCTTTAAACGAGAGCAACAGATAACAAAGGATAAATTTGAAGATGAAAAGATAAAACTGGAAAAAGAAAGTCAAATTAAAAAAGAACAGCTCGAAAAGGAACTGGCTGAACGAGAAAAGATAATTGTAGAGGGTGAGAAGGAATTAGACGAATTGCGAAAGAAGGTTAGTGCTTTTCCCAAAGAAATGGAAACAGCCATAAGTAAAGTTGTTAAAGAAACTACTGAAAAAATCCAGTTAGATGCAAAGAATAAAGAAGAATTGTTGAAGAAAGGATTTGAAGGTGAAAAGAATGTTCTTCTCACGCGAATTGAATCTCTTGAGAAAACAGTAAAAACACAAGAAGAACAGATTACAAAACTCTCAAATTCCCTTGAAAAGGCATATCAAAAGGTTCAGGATATTGCGGAAAAGGCAGTTGAAGGCTCTTCAAATCTTAAATCTTTTACTAACCTCCAGCAATTAGTAAAAGAACAAGTGAACAAAAAAATGGATGAAAAATAATGGAAGAAAAAGTTTTAGCCCAATTAAATGAAAGTGCAAAGATAAAATTAAAGTTAGATACAAAACAAATTGTTGTTGCCGCTCAACTCATCATCGAGGCGTATCAAAAAGGTGGTAAGGTGCTTTTGATGGGAAATGGTGGTAGTGCCGCAGATGCCCAACATATTGCTGGCGAGTTAGTGGGTAGATTTAAAAAGGAAAGAAAGGCATTACCGGCTATTGCCCTGACAACAGATACATCCATCCTAACCGCAATTGGAAATGATTATAATTTCGACGAAATCTTTAGACGACAGGTAGAAGCGTTAGCTCAACAGGGTGATATTGTCATTGGTATTACTACAAGTGGTACTTCGCCAAATGTGCTCTTAGGTATTGAAAAGGCTAATGAAATAGGGGCAAAAACTATTGGATTATCAGGCAGAGATGGTGGAAAACTGCGACAAATTGCTAATCTTTGTCTAATTGTTCCTTCAAACAATACCCCACGAATTCAGGAAGCACATATCACCATCGGCCATATTATCTGTGATTTAGTGGAAGAGACATTATTCAGATAGCATTAGTATTCGTTGCAAACGATGTTCCACCAAAATGATAGATAAAATTTGTTTTTTCTATTCTCCAGAATGCACCGTCAAAAAGGTCTTCATTGGCACAGGCACTAACAATTTTCCCAATAAAGATAGTATGGTCACCAGCGGGATACATCTCTAAAACCTCACATTCTAAATGCCCAGGACACTCTTTGATTAATGGTGGTTTAACTATTCTAGCTGGCAGAGCAGTAAGTCCACTTTCTTTAAACTTATCTATGTTTTTACCTGAGGTAGTTCCACAGAATTTGACTTGATTTAAAAGGGAAATATCCGGAATATTGATGATAAATTCCCGTGTGGATTCTATCAGTTGGTGGGAAAAATGGCTTTTAGCCACACTTATTGTACATAATGGAGGCTGATGACTAACTGGCATTTGCCAGGCAACAGTCAGAATATTGGGTTTTCCCTCTTTTGAAATAGAGGTTACCAGCACAACACAACCACTATTTATAAGCCGATTAGCATAGACAAGAGATACCTCTTTTTTATTCATATCATAAATTATATAATTCCCAAATGAATTTGTCAAGGATTTTGTAAGCGTTCAGGTGGTGTAACAAAAGGAGATGTGGAGATTAAGGAGATAGGGAGATATTATTAAAAAAATTGAAATTAATAGAAATTAATAGAAATTTATGGAAATTTGTTGTTTTCCACAATCAATTTCTACCTATTTCTATAAATTTCAATCTATTTCTATTATCTTATCTCCATATCACTCTTATCTCCTTATCCCCTTTCTTACACTTTTGATATATAGCCTGAACGGTTACGCAATGTCTATGTCCAGGGACAAGGACCTGGCACACCCTGCTTAACCATTGAGCCAGGGATGGTGGAAGGGGTCAAAAACCCTAATTTGGTAAAAAGGGCAACAGCAATTCTCGATGAATTTTTAGAGACTGAATTCACCTATGTTTAGGAGAGATAGAAAAAAAT from bacterium includes the following:
- the gmhA gene encoding D-sedoheptulose 7-phosphate isomerase, which translates into the protein MEEKVLAQLNESAKIKLKLDTKQIVVAAQLIIEAYQKGGKVLLMGNGGSAADAQHIAGELVGRFKKERKALPAIALTTDTSILTAIGNDYNFDEIFRRQVEALAQQGDIVIGITTSGTSPNVLLGIEKANEIGAKTIGLSGRDGGKLRQIANLCLIVPSNNTPRIQEAHITIGHIICDLVEETLFR
- a CDS encoding flavin reductase family protein, translated to MNKKEVSLVYANRLINSGCVVLVTSISKEGKPNILTVAWQMPVSHQPPLCTISVAKSHFSHQLIESTREFIINIPDISLLNQVKFCGTTSGKNIDKFKESGLTALPARIVKPPLIKECPGHLECEVLEMYPAGDHTIFIGKIVSACANEDLFDGAFWRIEKTNFIYHFGGTSFATNTNAI